One window from the genome of Halomicrobium zhouii encodes:
- a CDS encoding HAD family hydrolase, whose amino-acid sequence MTYDTVVFDNDGVLVGRTSFDVLREATQDTFEQFGVTDPDPDHVEDMTIGATPRQVNDICTTYDLHPDTFWRARDDTMSRAQQEEARAGRKTFYDDVDTLADLDAAMGIVSSNQQATVDFLLDHFDVGHHFGAAYGREATIESLDRRKPNSHYIDRALSDLDADSALFVGDNESDIRAAENAGIDSAFIRRPHRTDWELNVWPTWDIDCLDDLHQICSA is encoded by the coding sequence GTGACTTACGATACCGTCGTCTTCGACAACGACGGTGTCCTCGTCGGTCGAACCAGTTTCGACGTCCTGCGGGAGGCGACCCAGGACACGTTCGAACAGTTCGGTGTGACCGACCCGGACCCCGACCACGTCGAAGACATGACCATCGGTGCGACCCCCCGACAGGTCAACGACATCTGTACCACGTACGATCTGCACCCCGACACGTTCTGGCGCGCACGCGACGACACCATGTCGCGTGCCCAGCAGGAAGAGGCACGCGCCGGCCGGAAGACGTTCTACGACGACGTCGACACGCTCGCGGACCTCGACGCCGCGATGGGCATCGTCAGCTCGAACCAGCAGGCCACCGTCGACTTCCTGCTCGACCACTTCGACGTCGGACACCACTTCGGCGCCGCCTACGGTCGCGAGGCGACCATCGAGAGCCTCGACCGCCGGAAGCCAAACTCCCACTACATCGACCGCGCGCTCTCGGATCTCGACGCCGACTCCGCGCTGTTCGTCGGCGACAACGAGTCCGACATCCGAGCCGCCGAGAACGCCGGCATCGACTCGGCGTTCATCCGCCGGCCCCACCGGACGGACTGGGAGCTCAACGTCTGGCCCACCTGGGACATCGACTGCCTGGACGACCTGCACCAGATCTGTAGCGCGTAA
- a CDS encoding divalent metal cation transporter, protein MSNVTSAEESAGVSETLTEYLGEMGPSWVAGAVAAGPATIGSLVTAGGAYGYSMLWVVVLSAGAGALAQYLAMRLGLLTERGIVGVVEDTLGETWAWLLVADAVVASGVAQLVIMKTVATVSATVTGVDARIWGVAWAVVLAAGLAGRGYRFLEVAAKVLVLGVVVAFVASLFVVPIDAGAAAAGLVPSVPPGGALVAAGILGGAVHITLITMHSYTMRSRGWTREDYGLATFDVGASMLVAFGVYSLAIFLVAASVLTSGDLTAVGAAQALGPVAGDNAQLLFLVGLWGAAVSTLGANTIVPPFLLADKFGWGTTVDDNRYRALLVGVALLSAPGAFIGGAVLGQLVLVLALGTVGTPFAIAVVLYLLNSDAVDVPNSTLSNVGGLALVTVAGALAANFVREQVAGGVTPLSGFVLAFAVALGLATVGLLAKYVTEELGTGSQTA, encoded by the coding sequence ATGAGTAACGTGACTTCGGCGGAGGAGTCGGCCGGCGTCAGCGAGACGCTCACCGAGTATCTCGGCGAGATGGGGCCCTCCTGGGTGGCGGGAGCCGTCGCCGCCGGCCCGGCGACCATCGGGAGCCTGGTCACCGCCGGCGGGGCGTACGGCTACAGCATGTTGTGGGTGGTCGTGCTTTCGGCCGGGGCGGGGGCGCTCGCACAGTACCTCGCGATGCGGCTGGGCCTCCTGACGGAGCGGGGCATCGTCGGCGTCGTCGAGGACACCCTCGGCGAGACGTGGGCGTGGCTGCTGGTCGCCGACGCCGTCGTGGCCTCGGGCGTGGCGCAGCTGGTGATCATGAAGACCGTCGCAACCGTATCCGCGACCGTAACGGGCGTCGACGCCAGGATCTGGGGCGTCGCCTGGGCCGTGGTGCTCGCCGCCGGCCTCGCCGGCCGGGGGTACCGGTTCCTCGAAGTCGCGGCGAAAGTACTGGTGCTGGGGGTCGTCGTCGCCTTCGTCGCCAGCCTGTTCGTGGTGCCCATCGACGCCGGCGCGGCCGCCGCGGGGCTCGTCCCGAGCGTCCCGCCGGGTGGCGCGCTCGTCGCCGCGGGCATCCTCGGCGGCGCCGTCCACATCACGCTGATCACGATGCACTCCTACACGATGCGCTCGCGCGGGTGGACCCGCGAGGACTACGGCCTGGCGACGTTCGACGTCGGCGCGTCGATGCTCGTCGCCTTCGGCGTCTACAGCCTCGCCATCTTCCTCGTGGCGGCGAGTGTCCTCACCTCTGGCGACCTCACCGCCGTCGGCGCCGCACAGGCACTGGGCCCCGTCGCCGGCGACAACGCACAGCTCCTGTTCCTCGTCGGCCTCTGGGGCGCCGCCGTCTCGACGCTGGGCGCCAACACCATCGTTCCGCCATTCCTGCTTGCGGACAAGTTCGGCTGGGGAACGACGGTCGACGACAACAGATACCGCGCGCTGCTGGTCGGCGTCGCGCTGCTGTCGGCGCCGGGCGCGTTCATCGGCGGCGCGGTGCTGGGCCAGCTCGTCCTCGTGCTCGCGCTCGGGACGGTCGGGACGCCGTTCGCCATCGCGGTCGTCCTCTACCTGTTGAACTCCGACGCGGTGGACGTGCCGAACTCCACCCTCTCGAACGTCGGCGGACTGGCGCTGGTGACCGTCGCCGGTGCCCTGGCGGCCAACTTCGTCCGCGAGCAGGTCGCGGGCGGCGTCACGCCGCTCTCCGGGTTCGTGCTCGCCTTCGCGGTCGCGCTCGGCCTGGCCACCGTCGGCCTCCTGGCGAAGTACGTCACCGAGGAACTCGGAACGGGGTCGCAGACGGCGTGA
- a CDS encoding DUF7511 domain-containing protein has translation MSHEPPSESRDPLMESGPTSPLPQDEFPKYPLSTVVEPRADGSRRCIFYPEEEADEAAAETCWLAANHDLVVSIAQWR, from the coding sequence ATGAGCCACGAGCCGCCATCCGAATCACGCGACCCGCTCATGGAGAGCGGACCGACCTCGCCGCTGCCCCAGGACGAGTTCCCCAAGTACCCGCTGTCGACCGTCGTCGAGCCGCGCGCCGACGGGTCACGTCGCTGCATCTTCTATCCGGAAGAGGAAGCGGACGAGGCCGCCGCCGAGACCTGCTGGCTCGCCGCCAACCACGACCTGGTCGTCTCCATCGCACAGTGGCGGTGA
- a CDS encoding VOC family protein, whose translation MTDLTAHHVGTTVSDLEQAVEFYRDVLGFDVLTEFESSGESFATGVGVPNATGKFAHLDAQGVRVELIEYDPAGEPCTAESVNQRGAKHLGFEVDDVGAFYESLPDDVETLSEPQTTPTGARILFIRDPEDNLIEIITP comes from the coding sequence GTGACCGACCTCACCGCACACCACGTCGGAACGACCGTCTCAGACCTGGAGCAGGCCGTCGAATTCTATCGCGACGTCCTGGGCTTCGACGTTCTCACGGAGTTCGAGAGCTCCGGAGAGTCGTTCGCAACCGGCGTCGGCGTCCCGAACGCGACCGGAAAATTCGCCCACCTGGACGCCCAGGGAGTTCGCGTCGAGTTGATCGAGTACGACCCCGCGGGCGAACCCTGCACCGCCGAGAGCGTCAACCAGCGCGGGGCCAAGCACCTGGGCTTCGAAGTCGACGACGTCGGCGCCTTCTACGAGTCGCTGCCGGACGACGTGGAGACCCTGAGCGAGCCACAGACGACGCCCACGGGTGCCCGGATACTGTTCATCCGCGACCCAGAGGACAACCTAATCGAGATAATAACTCCCTAA
- a CDS encoding tRNA(Ile)(2)-agmatinylcytidine synthase, whose product MTVIGLDDTDSRDSGMCTTYAAATLADRVAAAGGTVERTLLVRLNPAVEHKTRGNAALAVHCDLDAATALGLVEDVLAMAEIDDPKTNPGAVVADCGPDAVPDPVADHSRRAIRELLSIDDARGLIDESGFAAVAEGNGRGLVGALAAVGAWRAFDDWTCECISYRERERWGTERDVDDESLFAAADEHYPQAWDTVDRGERYAVAVPRTPCPILHGIRGDDPAAVRAVADAVESEPVAGRHLFVTNQGTDAHLRDETLANAMEGGAYRVDGTVCEPPETRAGGHVFTAIRDGTDTLACAAFEPTKRFRDRVRALRVGDRVTACGEVSDGTLKLEKFAVRDLVTVERVTPTCPDCGRSMESAGRDQGYRCRDCGTSQAEKAERRLERDLEVGWYEVPPCARRHVAKPLVRGGFDAPTYPER is encoded by the coding sequence GTGACGGTCATCGGACTGGACGACACGGACTCCCGCGATTCGGGGATGTGTACGACCTACGCCGCGGCCACGCTGGCCGACCGGGTAGCGGCCGCTGGCGGGACGGTCGAGCGAACGCTCCTCGTCCGCCTCAACCCCGCCGTCGAACACAAGACGCGAGGGAACGCTGCGCTCGCGGTCCACTGCGACCTCGACGCTGCGACGGCACTGGGACTCGTCGAGGACGTCCTGGCGATGGCCGAAATCGACGACCCGAAGACCAATCCGGGGGCGGTCGTCGCCGACTGCGGCCCGGACGCCGTCCCGGACCCGGTCGCCGACCACTCCCGCCGAGCCATTCGAGAACTCCTGTCGATCGACGACGCACGCGGCCTGATCGACGAATCTGGGTTCGCCGCCGTCGCCGAGGGGAACGGCCGGGGACTCGTCGGTGCCCTGGCCGCCGTCGGCGCCTGGCGGGCATTCGACGACTGGACCTGCGAGTGCATCTCCTACCGGGAGCGCGAGCGGTGGGGAACCGAACGGGACGTCGACGACGAGTCGCTGTTCGCGGCGGCCGACGAGCATTACCCGCAGGCCTGGGACACGGTCGACCGCGGCGAGAGGTACGCCGTCGCCGTCCCGCGGACGCCCTGTCCGATCCTCCACGGCATCCGCGGCGACGACCCGGCGGCGGTCCGGGCGGTCGCCGACGCGGTCGAGAGCGAACCGGTCGCGGGTCGTCACCTGTTCGTGACCAACCAGGGGACCGACGCCCACCTCCGGGACGAAACGCTTGCCAACGCGATGGAAGGCGGTGCTTACCGGGTCGACGGGACCGTCTGCGAACCGCCGGAGACCCGCGCTGGCGGCCACGTCTTCACCGCGATTCGGGATGGTACCGACACCCTTGCCTGCGCGGCCTTCGAACCGACCAAGCGATTCCGCGACCGGGTCCGGGCGCTCCGCGTCGGCGACCGGGTCACCGCCTGCGGCGAGGTGAGCGACGGGACCCTCAAACTGGAGAAGTTCGCCGTGCGCGACCTGGTGACAGTCGAGCGCGTCACGCCCACCTGTCCCGACTGCGGCCGGTCGATGGAGAGCGCCGGGCGGGATCAGGGGTATCGCTGCCGGGACTGTGGCACGTCACAGGCCGAGAAGGCCGAACGACGGCTGGAGCGGGACCTCGAGGTCGGCTGGTACGAGGTGCCGCCGTGTGCGCGCCGGCACGTAGCAAAACCGCTAGTCCGGGGTGGTTTCGACGCGCCGACGTATCCCGAGCGGTGA
- a CDS encoding transcriptional regulator, which yields MSRSALVENVTAMLTDAGFLVSDRCAIRPKSFDVAARRGEDVLLVKILANIDAFDASTGAEMRRLGTYLNATPIVIGLRTRDEDLKPGVTYFRHGVPVLSPDTAMELFVEEVPPLIYAAPGGLYVNIDSEVLADAREDREWSLGRLAKELGVSRRTVSKYEDGMDASVEVAAELEDLFEEPLTSPVSVLDGAEEIRDEEETPADPDVAPEDEGIVTVFTRIGFDVHPTDRAPFKTVSENEHRREQMLTGHSELTKTAEKRARIMSSVGHVTRTRSVYVVERASRESVDGTALVEEEEIEGIEEADELRDLILDRSGDPAEESA from the coding sequence ATGTCACGGTCAGCACTGGTGGAGAACGTCACCGCGATGCTCACGGACGCCGGATTCCTCGTGAGCGACCGGTGTGCGATCCGCCCCAAGAGCTTCGACGTCGCCGCCCGCCGCGGCGAGGACGTCCTGCTCGTGAAGATTCTGGCCAACATCGACGCCTTCGACGCCAGCACGGGCGCCGAGATGCGTCGACTGGGCACCTACCTCAACGCGACGCCCATCGTCATCGGCCTGCGGACCCGCGACGAGGACCTGAAGCCGGGCGTGACCTACTTCCGCCACGGCGTGCCGGTCCTCTCGCCGGACACGGCGATGGAGCTGTTCGTCGAGGAGGTGCCGCCGCTCATCTACGCCGCGCCGGGCGGCCTGTACGTCAACATCGACAGCGAGGTGCTCGCGGACGCCCGCGAGGACCGCGAGTGGTCGCTGGGCCGCCTGGCCAAGGAGCTGGGCGTCTCGCGACGGACGGTATCGAAGTACGAGGACGGGATGGACGCCTCCGTCGAGGTGGCGGCCGAACTCGAGGATCTGTTCGAGGAGCCGCTCACCTCGCCGGTGAGCGTCCTCGACGGCGCCGAGGAGATCCGCGACGAGGAGGAGACGCCGGCGGACCCCGACGTTGCCCCCGAGGACGAGGGCATCGTCACCGTCTTCACCCGCATCGGCTTCGACGTCCACCCGACGGATCGGGCGCCGTTCAAGACCGTTAGCGAGAACGAGCACCGCCGCGAGCAGATGCTCACCGGCCACTCCGAACTCACCAAGACCGCCGAGAAACGCGCCCGGATCATGTCCTCGGTGGGCCACGTCACCCGCACGCGGTCGGTGTACGTCGTCGAACGCGCCAGCCGCGAGTCCGTCGACGGGACCGCCCTCGTCGAGGAAGAGGAGATCGAGGGCATCGAGGAGGCCGACGAACTGCGGGACCTCATCCTCGACCGGTCGGGCGACCCGGCCGAAGAGTCGGCCTGA
- a CDS encoding glutathione S-transferase N-terminal domain-containing protein, with protein MANLELYELDGCPYCAKVVNKLEELGLEYDSHMVPRSHSERTEVEAVSGQTGVPVLVDPENDVEGMAESDDIVAYLEEEYGS; from the coding sequence ATGGCGAACCTCGAACTCTACGAACTCGACGGCTGCCCGTACTGTGCGAAGGTCGTGAACAAGCTGGAGGAACTGGGCCTGGAGTACGACTCCCACATGGTCCCGCGCTCGCACTCCGAGCGGACCGAGGTCGAGGCGGTGTCGGGCCAGACCGGCGTCCCCGTGCTCGTCGACCCCGAGAACGACGTCGAGGGGATGGCCGAGTCCGACGACATCGTGGCGTATCTGGAAGAAGAGTACGGGAGCTAG
- a CDS encoding phosphatase PAP2 family protein — protein sequence MALNGRGVGITELLHGYAEWPVLVLFALVTQLGDVWFLFALGSALYVAGERLPRWGIDRRRGLFVLGLVLAYVALIGVLKHAFMLPRPPGASEAPALGWIPAVLQPVFADIATGHGPGFPSGHALGTTMVWGGVALILDRGTRRSRLAVAGTVVALVSLSRLVLGVHYAVDVVVGVALGLLALGALYRFSDGGTEPGLVLLFAVAAGVLGLFTGFTFDSVTALGGALGAWVAWRAVAEATAAHPSSGREVMAAVAVLAVAAALFGAVYALTPGLVVAFLGAVLAGGGAVGAPALGDRLAHTRS from the coding sequence GTGGCGCTAAACGGACGCGGCGTCGGCATCACGGAGTTGCTCCACGGCTACGCCGAGTGGCCGGTGCTCGTCCTCTTCGCGCTGGTGACGCAACTCGGCGACGTCTGGTTCCTCTTCGCCCTCGGCAGCGCGCTCTACGTCGCCGGCGAGCGGCTCCCGCGGTGGGGGATCGACCGCCGACGCGGGCTGTTCGTGCTGGGGCTCGTGCTGGCCTACGTCGCCCTCATCGGCGTGCTGAAGCACGCGTTCATGCTCCCGCGCCCGCCCGGTGCCAGTGAAGCGCCCGCGCTGGGGTGGATCCCGGCGGTCCTCCAGCCGGTGTTCGCCGACATCGCGACGGGACACGGCCCCGGCTTCCCGAGCGGGCACGCGCTGGGCACGACGATGGTCTGGGGCGGCGTCGCGCTGATACTCGACCGGGGAACGCGGCGGAGCCGGCTGGCGGTCGCGGGAACGGTCGTCGCCCTCGTCTCGCTCTCGCGGCTCGTCCTCGGCGTGCACTACGCCGTCGACGTGGTCGTCGGCGTCGCCCTCGGCCTGCTCGCCCTCGGCGCGCTCTACCGGTTCTCCGACGGCGGCACCGAGCCCGGTCTGGTGCTGCTGTTCGCCGTCGCGGCCGGGGTGCTCGGGCTGTTCACCGGGTTCACCTTCGACAGCGTGACGGCGCTCGGCGGGGCGCTCGGCGCCTGGGTCGCGTGGCGCGCCGTCGCCGAGGCGACGGCCGCACACCCCTCCAGCGGGCGGGAAGTGATGGCGGCCGTCGCCGTGCTCGCCGTCGCCGCCGCGCTCTTCGGCGCCGTCTACGCGCTCACCCCCGGGCTCGTCGTCGCGTTCCTCGGCGCCGTCCTCGCCGGCGGCGGCGCCGTCGGCGCACCGGCCCTGGGCGACCGCCTCGCCCACACCCGGTCGTGA
- a CDS encoding metal-dependent hydrolase produces the protein MVDVVGHLGMALLWLAPVWYYVEHRRTAALVVAVGFWFGMLPDVDLVLSEWAAGIHHHGLLHTVLVVTVLAAALGPLVGMLFRRIGDRTGWVSVRAQEKALQIGFLTVWVPSLAHIFADMLSAPDVSTRIEPLWPLVKGPVVMMDVLWYQSWWATWGLLVLGVSVNVLAWNWTDGREESSDEVADATG, from the coding sequence ATGGTCGACGTCGTTGGCCACCTCGGCATGGCGCTGCTCTGGCTCGCGCCCGTCTGGTACTACGTCGAGCACCGACGGACCGCGGCGCTGGTCGTCGCCGTCGGATTCTGGTTCGGGATGTTACCGGACGTCGACCTCGTCCTCTCGGAGTGGGCCGCGGGCATCCACCACCACGGCCTCCTGCACACCGTCCTGGTCGTCACGGTACTCGCCGCCGCCCTCGGCCCGCTCGTCGGAATGCTCTTCAGACGCATCGGCGACCGCACCGGCTGGGTCTCCGTGCGAGCGCAGGAGAAGGCCCTCCAGATCGGTTTTCTCACCGTCTGGGTCCCCAGTCTCGCGCACATCTTCGCCGACATGCTCTCGGCGCCCGACGTCTCGACGCGGATCGAACCCCTCTGGCCCCTCGTGAAGGGCCCGGTGGTCATGATGGACGTCCTCTGGTACCAGTCCTGGTGGGCGACGTGGGGGTTGTTGGTCCTTGGCGTCTCCGTCAACGTGCTGGCCTGGAACTGGACCGACGGTCGAGAGGAGTCGTCGGACGAGGTCGCTGATGCAACCGGTTGA
- a CDS encoding NCS2 family permease: MAVGDTLNDVFDLDEHDTNVRTELLAGLTTFLTMSYIVVVNPTILSTAIQPAGIGPDRTFQMIAVVTIIAAAVATMVMAFYANRPFGQAPGLGLNAFFAFTVVGALGVDWQTALAAVVVEGIVFIALTAVGAREYVIRLFPEPVKLAVGAGIGLFLAIIGLEEMRVVAGDPATFLTFSPVFASDPVAVVSVIGLFVTLALYARGVRGSVVLGIVLTSIMGYAASALGFSAFPADEVPGGVILKDNIPLAPDVPIVYDAASYNIAPLAGAFVDGLGNVEAFSFALIVFTFFFVDFFDTAGTLTGVSQIAGFLDEEGNLPDMDKPLMADAVGTTVGGMLGTSTVTTYIESATGVEEGGRTGLTALVVSLLFLASLAVVPLAAAVPTYASHLVLVVIGIVMLQNVVEIAWQDYTYAIPAGLTIIVMPFTFSIAYGIAAGIISYPIVKAAQDDWRDVRPGQWVLAALFVVYFFVRTGGVLG, translated from the coding sequence ATGGCCGTGGGAGACACGCTGAACGACGTGTTCGACCTCGACGAACACGACACGAACGTCCGGACTGAACTGCTCGCCGGGTTGACGACGTTCCTGACGATGAGTTACATCGTGGTCGTCAACCCGACTATCCTCTCGACCGCTATCCAGCCGGCGGGGATCGGCCCCGACAGGACCTTCCAGATGATCGCCGTCGTCACGATCATCGCCGCCGCGGTGGCGACGATGGTGATGGCGTTCTACGCCAACAGACCGTTCGGGCAGGCGCCCGGCCTCGGGCTGAACGCCTTCTTCGCGTTCACCGTCGTCGGCGCGCTCGGGGTCGATTGGCAGACGGCGCTGGCCGCCGTCGTCGTGGAGGGCATCGTTTTCATCGCACTGACCGCCGTCGGCGCGCGCGAGTACGTCATCCGGCTCTTTCCCGAACCCGTCAAACTCGCGGTCGGCGCGGGTATCGGGCTGTTCCTCGCCATCATCGGTCTCGAAGAGATGCGCGTCGTCGCCGGCGACCCGGCCACCTTCCTCACCTTCAGTCCCGTCTTCGCCTCGGACCCGGTCGCCGTCGTCTCCGTGATCGGCCTGTTCGTCACGCTGGCGCTGTACGCCCGCGGCGTCCGCGGGTCGGTCGTCCTCGGCATCGTCCTGACGTCGATCATGGGCTACGCCGCCTCGGCGCTGGGCTTCTCGGCGTTCCCCGCCGACGAGGTGCCCGGCGGGGTCATCCTCAAGGACAACATCCCCCTCGCCCCCGACGTCCCCATCGTCTACGACGCCGCCAGCTACAACATCGCGCCGCTTGCCGGCGCGTTCGTCGACGGTCTCGGGAACGTCGAGGCGTTCTCCTTCGCGCTCATCGTCTTCACCTTCTTCTTCGTCGACTTCTTCGACACCGCCGGCACGCTCACCGGCGTCTCCCAGATCGCGGGCTTCCTCGACGAGGAGGGGAACCTCCCCGACATGGACAAGCCCCTGATGGCCGACGCGGTCGGCACCACCGTCGGCGGCATGCTCGGCACCTCCACCGTGACGACGTACATCGAGTCGGCCACCGGCGTCGAGGAGGGCGGCCGCACCGGCCTGACCGCCCTCGTCGTCTCGCTGCTCTTCCTCGCATCGCTCGCCGTCGTCCCCCTCGCAGCGGCGGTCCCGACCTACGCCTCCCACCTCGTCCTGGTCGTCATCGGCATCGTCATGCTCCAGAACGTCGTCGAGATCGCCTGGCAGGACTACACCTACGCCATCCCCGCCGGCCTCACCATCATCGTGATGCCCTTCACGTTCTCCATCGCCTACGGCATCGCCGCCGGCATCATCTCCTACCCCATCGTCAAGGCTGCCCAGGACGACTGGCGTGACGTCCGCCCCGGCCAGTGGGTGCTCGCGGCCCTGTTCGTCGTCTACTTCTTCGTCCGCACCGGCGGCGTCCTGGGGTAG
- the pyrE gene encoding orotate phosphoribosyltransferase, whose protein sequence is MTNDELIAALRDADAVRYGEFELSHGGTSSYYVDKYVFETDPHCLELVAEAFAERLAALGDQKLAGVALGAVPLVAVTSVETGRPYVIARKQQKDYGTANLIEGNLEEGEEVVILEDIATTGQSAVDAAEALREAGAEVSRVVVVVDREEGARENLADSGLELASLVTASELLADAPDDVDAA, encoded by the coding sequence ATGACCAACGACGAACTCATCGCGGCCCTTCGCGACGCGGACGCCGTCAGGTACGGCGAGTTCGAGCTCTCCCACGGGGGCACGAGCAGCTACTACGTCGACAAGTACGTCTTCGAGACGGATCCCCACTGCCTGGAACTCGTCGCCGAGGCCTTCGCCGAGCGGCTGGCGGCGCTGGGCGACCAGAAGCTCGCCGGCGTGGCGCTGGGGGCGGTCCCCCTCGTCGCCGTCACGAGCGTCGAGACGGGGCGGCCCTACGTCATCGCCCGCAAACAGCAGAAGGACTACGGGACGGCGAACCTCATCGAAGGGAATCTCGAAGAGGGCGAGGAGGTCGTCATCCTGGAAGACATCGCGACGACGGGCCAGAGCGCCGTCGACGCCGCCGAGGCGCTGCGGGAGGCGGGCGCCGAAGTCTCCCGCGTCGTCGTCGTGGTGGACCGGGAGGAGGGCGCCCGCGAGAACCTCGCCGACAGCGGTCTCGAACTGGCGTCGCTGGTCACCGCCTCCGAGCTGCTGGCCGACGCGCCCGACGACGTCGACGCGGCCTAG
- the hjc gene encoding Holliday junction resolvase Hjc codes for MSNSNAKGDRRERELVNALDEAGFAVMRAPASGSATERELPDVLAGDGDTFYAIEAKSSAGDPIYLDGEEIDALLFFSRNFGAKPRVGVRFDREDWYFFHPGDLYITDGGNYRVKKETAVAEGTDFPEFVGDTRKVTLDEIEERRAADDEPDQATLDVLSALERGDLSVEDAAAMLQ; via the coding sequence ATGTCGAACTCGAACGCGAAAGGCGACAGGCGGGAACGCGAACTGGTCAACGCGCTGGACGAGGCGGGCTTCGCCGTGATGCGGGCGCCGGCCAGCGGGTCGGCCACCGAGCGCGAGCTCCCGGACGTGCTGGCGGGCGACGGCGACACCTTCTACGCCATCGAGGCGAAATCCAGCGCCGGCGACCCCATCTACCTCGACGGCGAGGAGATCGACGCGCTGCTCTTCTTCTCGCGAAACTTCGGCGCCAAACCCCGCGTCGGCGTCCGCTTCGACCGCGAGGACTGGTACTTCTTCCATCCCGGCGACCTCTACATCACCGACGGGGGGAACTACCGCGTCAAGAAGGAGACGGCCGTCGCCGAGGGGACGGACTTCCCGGAGTTCGTCGGCGACACGCGCAAGGTGACCCTAGACGAGATCGAGGAACGGCGGGCGGCCGACGACGAACCCGACCAGGCGACACTGGACGTCCTCTCGGCGCTGGAGCGCGGAGACCTCTCCGTCGAGGACGCCGCGGCGATGTTGCAGTGA
- a CDS encoding DUF4013 domain-containing protein: protein MAIDYEDAFGYPLRGDGTLKRFLVGGGVPSLLTLAFFALLVLSIFLAPVAILILLLAPAWLAVGLVLAGYYVRVVRATYAGNEDPPAFGDWKELLVDGGYSVLVGLGYALPLVLLGLVVTVGFVALVGGGAAMGGSDVETTVAALGVLSLLVFVLLSLLAMAYSLAVSYLYPISVCIYADTGDVRAAFSKERLVPVAKSSDYAMAWLVQAGVLFGIQTFVGTLTVILIGYLLYPFLPFATFFVTVAAFYTFAKAYQNESATMGTSDTARDDPTVREDSQLGSETGY from the coding sequence ATGGCTATCGACTACGAGGACGCGTTCGGCTATCCGCTCCGTGGGGACGGGACACTGAAGCGATTTCTCGTCGGCGGCGGGGTGCCGTCGCTGTTGACGCTGGCGTTTTTCGCACTCCTCGTGCTCTCCATCTTTCTCGCACCGGTCGCCATCCTGATCCTGTTGCTGGCGCCCGCCTGGCTGGCGGTCGGCCTCGTCCTCGCCGGGTACTACGTCCGCGTCGTCAGGGCGACCTACGCCGGGAACGAGGACCCGCCAGCGTTCGGCGACTGGAAGGAACTGCTCGTCGACGGCGGCTACTCCGTTCTCGTCGGGCTGGGGTACGCGCTCCCGCTGGTCCTCCTGGGCCTGGTCGTCACCGTCGGCTTCGTTGCCCTGGTCGGTGGCGGCGCGGCGATGGGCGGGTCGGACGTGGAGACGACCGTTGCCGCCCTCGGCGTGCTCTCGCTGCTGGTGTTCGTCCTCCTCTCCCTGCTGGCGATGGCGTACTCGCTGGCGGTGAGCTATCTGTATCCGATATCCGTGTGCATCTACGCCGACACCGGCGACGTCCGGGCGGCGTTCTCGAAAGAGCGCCTGGTGCCGGTCGCGAAGTCGAGCGACTACGCGATGGCGTGGCTCGTCCAGGCCGGCGTCCTGTTCGGGATCCAGACGTTCGTCGGCACGCTGACCGTGATACTGATCGGCTACCTCCTCTACCCGTTCCTCCCGTTCGCGACCTTTTTCGTCACGGTGGCGGCGTTCTACACGTTCGCCAAGGCCTACCAGAACGAGAGCGCAACGATGGGGACGAGTGACACTGCCCGAGACGACCCGACGGTTCGAGAAGATAGCCAGCTCGGGAGCGAGACGGGCTACTGA